In the genome of Flavobacterium panacagri, one region contains:
- a CDS encoding cation:proton antiporter domain-containing protein — protein MIALNAAAESTHHLQPLISDLGLILMTAGIAVLLFKKMKQPLVLGYLIAGFLAGNHFDFFPSITDMKSVEVWAEIGVIFLLFSLGLEFSFKKLMKVGGTSSVTAITQIMFMTLIGYCVGQWMGWGKMDSIFLGATLSISSTTIIIRAFDELGVKGKKFVGIVFGALIVEDIVAILMLVLLSTIAVSDQVSGGELLQSVLKLVFFLIIWFLGGIFIIPTILKKAKHLLTDEMLLIISLALCLMMVMFAANVGFSPALGAFIMGSIIAETTQAEKIEHLIQPVKDLFGAVFFVSVGMLINPETLLTYALPVGLITLLTIFGKAFSSSIGALISGQPLKQSVQTGMSLAQIGEFSFIIATLGMTLKVTSDFLYPIIVAVSAITTFTTPFLIKYSERFALFLESKMPKRWVKNINRYSVNAQAIKSVSTWQIVLRSSITQIILHTIIITAIILLSSKFVAPLVADTRFGNTLAALLTLVIIAPFLWALSLRRVKVDEVEILWEERKYRGALLMLILIRMSLGLFFVGFLLNIFFSPLVAFIALIIAIGAYQIFPKKLNEQYHKIENHFLKNLNDRENKKIDRRYANLMPWDGHMSFFEIKKESNLVGKTLQELKIRESLGINIAYIKRGEVTIPIPTKNERLFPGDEICVIGTDAQIVEFTKYLNQNETEAPGKVEETDIVLRQLEVSQDEFIQKSIGQFRAKTDGMVVGIERNGNRILNPESSLILEKNDILWVVGDKKRMNTLLSAK, from the coding sequence ATGATTGCATTAAATGCCGCTGCCGAAAGTACACACCACTTACAACCCTTAATTAGTGATTTGGGATTAATCCTGATGACTGCCGGAATTGCCGTTCTACTATTTAAAAAAATGAAACAGCCTTTGGTTCTAGGCTACCTGATTGCAGGATTTTTAGCTGGAAACCATTTTGATTTTTTCCCTTCTATAACAGACATGAAAAGTGTTGAAGTTTGGGCAGAAATCGGAGTTATATTTTTACTTTTTAGTTTAGGACTCGAATTCAGCTTTAAGAAACTAATGAAGGTTGGAGGAACCTCTTCTGTTACCGCCATAACCCAGATAATGTTTATGACATTGATTGGTTATTGTGTCGGACAATGGATGGGCTGGGGAAAAATGGACAGTATTTTCCTTGGAGCGACACTTTCTATTTCTTCCACAACGATTATCATCAGGGCTTTTGATGAATTGGGAGTGAAAGGAAAAAAGTTCGTTGGAATTGTTTTTGGAGCTTTAATCGTTGAAGATATTGTAGCCATTTTAATGCTTGTTTTATTATCGACAATTGCAGTAAGCGATCAGGTTTCTGGAGGCGAATTATTGCAGTCTGTTTTAAAATTAGTATTCTTTTTAATCATTTGGTTCTTAGGAGGAATTTTTATTATTCCAACGATTTTGAAAAAAGCAAAGCATCTTTTAACTGATGAAATGCTACTTATTATTTCGTTAGCATTATGTTTGATGATGGTAATGTTTGCAGCAAATGTTGGTTTTTCTCCCGCTTTAGGCGCTTTTATAATGGGTTCTATTATTGCTGAGACTACACAGGCAGAAAAAATTGAGCATTTAATTCAGCCTGTAAAAGATTTATTTGGCGCTGTTTTCTTTGTATCTGTCGGAATGTTAATTAATCCTGAAACGCTATTGACTTATGCACTTCCAGTTGGTTTGATTACACTTTTAACTATTTTCGGAAAAGCATTTAGTTCTTCTATCGGAGCTTTAATTTCTGGTCAGCCTTTGAAACAGTCTGTACAGACCGGAATGAGTTTGGCGCAAATTGGAGAGTTCTCTTTTATCATTGCAACACTTGGAATGACGCTGAAAGTAACCAGTGATTTCTTGTATCCAATTATTGTAGCAGTATCAGCAATAACAACGTTTACAACTCCATTTTTAATTAAGTATTCGGAAAGATTTGCTTTATTTTTAGAATCAAAAATGCCGAAACGATGGGTTAAAAACATTAATCGATACAGTGTAAATGCTCAAGCAATTAAATCGGTCAGTACTTGGCAGATTGTATTGCGATCTTCAATTACTCAAATTATACTTCATACTATTATTATTACCGCAATTATTTTATTGTCCTCTAAATTCGTTGCGCCTTTAGTGGCCGATACTAGATTTGGAAATACTTTAGCTGCTTTATTGACTTTAGTGATTATTGCACCATTTTTATGGGCATTGTCACTCCGTCGTGTTAAAGTAGATGAAGTAGAAATACTTTGGGAAGAGCGTAAATACCGCGGGGCATTATTGATGCTTATTCTAATCAGGATGAGTCTCGGATTATTCTTTGTCGGTTTTTTATTGAATATCTTCTTCTCGCCTTTGGTTGCTTTTATAGCGCTTATTATCGCTATTGGAGCCTATCAAATTTTCCCTAAAAAATTAAATGAACAATATCATAAAATCGAAAATCACTTTTTGAAAAACCTCAACGATCGTGAAAACAAAAAGATTGATAGAAGATATGCTAATTTGATGCCGTGGGACGGTCACATGTCCTTTTTTGAAATTAAAAAAGAATCGAATCTTGTTGGAAAAACACTGCAGGAATTAAAGATCCGAGAATCATTAGGAATTAACATTGCTTACATCAAACGCGGCGAAGTAACCATTCCAATACCGACCAAAAATGAACGTTTATTTCCAGGAGACGAAATTTGTGTAATTGGTACCGATGCCCAAATTGTTGAATTTACAAAGTATCTAAATCAAAATGAAACTGAAGCTCCTGGAAAAGTAGAAGAAACAGATATTGTTTTACGTCAGCTGGAAGTTTCTCAAGATGAATTTATTCAAAAAAGCATTGGCCAATTCAGAGCCAAAACCGACGGAATGGTTGTAGGTATTGAACGAAACGGAAATCGTATCCTAAATCCGGAATCCAGTTTAATCTTAGAAAAAAATGATATTCTTTGGGTTGTTGGAGATAAAAAAAGAATGAATACTTTATTATCTGCAAAGTGA
- a CDS encoding peroxiredoxin, whose product MSTLRLGDIAPDFSAETTQGPINFHEWLGDSWGVLFSHPADFTPVCTTELGTVANYVPEFTKRNTKVIALSVDGLDSHKEWIKDINETQNTEVNFPIIADEDKKVANLYDMLHPNASDKFTVRSVFVIGPDKKIKLTLTYPASTGRNFDELLRVIDSLQLTANYSVATPANWKDGEDVVIAPAIPDSDIPAKFPKGHTPIKPYLRLTPQPNK is encoded by the coding sequence ATGTCAACATTAAGATTAGGCGATATAGCTCCAGATTTCAGCGCAGAAACCACGCAGGGACCAATCAATTTTCATGAATGGTTAGGAGATTCTTGGGGTGTTTTATTTTCGCATCCAGCAGATTTTACTCCTGTTTGTACAACTGAATTGGGAACTGTAGCGAATTATGTTCCTGAATTTACTAAAAGAAATACAAAAGTTATTGCTTTGAGTGTAGATGGTTTAGACTCGCATAAAGAGTGGATTAAAGACATTAACGAAACGCAAAATACAGAAGTTAATTTTCCAATTATTGCAGATGAAGATAAAAAAGTAGCGAATTTATACGATATGCTTCATCCAAATGCAAGTGACAAATTTACAGTGCGTTCTGTTTTTGTGATTGGCCCAGATAAAAAAATTAAATTGACGCTGACTTATCCAGCTTCAACAGGAAGAAATTTTGACGAATTATTGCGTGTTATTGACAGCTTACAATTAACTGCAAATTACAGCGTTGCCACTCCAGCAAACTGGAAAGACGGCGAAGATGTAGTAATTGCACCAGCAATTCCAGACAGTGATATTCCTGCAAAATTCCCAAAAGGACATACACCAATAAAACCTTATTTACGATTGACTCCACAGCCAAATAAGTAA
- a CDS encoding AEC family transporter, whose product MNNFILIFFFLSLGLVLQRVKQFPTHIYKTLNKIVIYFCLPAITLYHIPKIKWSNELLFPIGAGWITYILAFLFFHILGRRKGWSNKLIGCLILTAGLSNSSFLGYPIIEALFGKKGLETAVLVDQPGTFVVVSTLGVFTAAFYSKGSPNFLGIFKKIITFPPFLMFVLACIFNVLNYDLHENIQDILLKIGSLVTPLALLSVGLQLTFDRKSQHWKFLRLGLFFKLILVPFVIFVLYVFIFNQRSEAIKITLMETAMAPMITGAILASTYGLKPKLSSMMIGFGIPISFITLAIWYFILSFI is encoded by the coding sequence ATGAACAACTTTATATTAATATTCTTCTTCCTTTCATTGGGTTTAGTTTTACAGAGAGTAAAACAATTTCCGACTCATATCTATAAGACATTAAATAAAATTGTTATTTATTTCTGTCTTCCTGCAATTACACTTTATCATATTCCGAAGATTAAATGGAGTAATGAATTACTGTTTCCAATAGGAGCGGGCTGGATTACTTATATTTTAGCTTTTCTGTTTTTTCATATTTTAGGAAGAAGAAAAGGCTGGTCAAATAAATTGATTGGATGTCTGATTTTGACTGCCGGATTAAGTAATAGTTCCTTTTTGGGTTATCCAATCATTGAAGCTTTATTTGGGAAAAAAGGATTAGAAACAGCAGTTTTAGTAGATCAGCCTGGAACTTTTGTAGTGGTTTCTACACTTGGTGTTTTTACAGCTGCTTTTTATTCTAAAGGAAGTCCAAATTTTTTGGGGATTTTCAAGAAGATCATCACGTTTCCTCCATTTTTGATGTTTGTTTTAGCTTGTATTTTCAATGTTTTAAATTATGATTTACATGAAAATATTCAGGATATTTTACTTAAAATTGGAAGTTTAGTAACGCCGTTAGCATTGCTTTCAGTTGGTTTACAATTAACTTTTGATCGGAAAAGCCAGCATTGGAAATTCTTAAGACTGGGACTTTTCTTCAAGCTGATTTTAGTTCCATTTGTGATTTTTGTGCTCTATGTTTTTATTTTTAATCAGCGTTCGGAAGCTATAAAAATCACTTTAATGGAAACGGCAATGGCTCCCATGATCACAGGTGCAATTTTAGCTTCGACTTATGGCTTAAAGCCAAAATTAAGCAGTATGATGATTGGTTTTGGAATCCCGATTTCTTTCATAACTCTTGCAATTTGGTACTTTATCTTAAGTTTTATTTAG
- a CDS encoding RrF2 family transcriptional regulator encodes MISGKFAITIHILTLLHKFPNDFLSSEFIAGSINLNPVLVRKEIANLKAHHIVESKEGKNGGTKLAVNAAELTLKQIFEMTFESIGLGFAKNQPNPDCPVGKNINQHLEALYSEMNQKVSAQLEGISLEDFSNQF; translated from the coding sequence ATGATTTCAGGTAAATTTGCCATAACGATTCACATTCTTACTTTGCTCCATAAATTCCCCAATGATTTTTTATCATCGGAGTTTATTGCGGGAAGTATTAATCTAAATCCTGTTTTGGTTCGAAAAGAAATTGCCAATTTAAAAGCACATCATATCGTAGAAAGTAAAGAAGGAAAAAATGGCGGTACAAAATTGGCAGTCAACGCTGCCGAACTGACTTTAAAACAAATATTCGAAATGACCTTTGAAAGCATTGGTTTAGGTTTTGCAAAGAATCAGCCAAATCCTGATTGTCCCGTTGGAAAAAACATTAATCAGCATTTGGAAGCTTTATACAGTGAAATGAATCAAAAAGTCAGTGCACAACTGGAAGGAATTTCATTGGAAGATTTTTCGAATCAATTTTAA